A DNA window from Hydra vulgaris chromosome 13, alternate assembly HydraT2T_AEP contains the following coding sequences:
- the LOC105844060 gene encoding galactose-3-O-sulfotransferase 3 isoform X3, giving the protein MVNSKILILDSYHEYEKGNHCQICTTHRTFRYLLIILVFWSVLMIISDLSKLPLNPRKKRQCTPGENVIFLKTHKTGSTTVANIMYRYSISNRLKVALPRCGHRFCFPLKFKHNFLYKHTENETYNMLFHHAVYDKQNMLKIFDKGQTKLVTILREPYSQFDSAAQYLKFRKYYKLNGTLPVLDELFKLSNKELEKYIRSQKFDGFGTYSLTKNPNAFDMGFDPWNETNEYINRILKTIENDFNLIMITEYMEESLILLKNELCWNIKDVAFFHHNARLTKDVNTNNLKKAKSRLMNWNKIDVAIYNYFNQTFWRRIENSGSNFKQDVEKLKRLNNLLKITCSSQQNSETTATKAILKSDFDIVQNITELCFNLLIEEQNFTNYLKQAKDKKL; this is encoded by the exons atggtgaattcaaaaattttaattcttgaCTCATATCATGAATATGAAAAAGGCAACCACTGCCAAATATGTACCACGCATCGAACATTTCG GTATCTGCTGATTATCCTTGTATTTTGGAGCGTCCTGATGATAATCAGTGATTTAAGTAAACTACCTTTAAATCCTAG aaaaaaaaggcaGTGTACGCCTGGAGAAAACGTAATTTTTCTCAAAACGCATAAAACAGGCTCAACAACAGTTGCAAATATTATGTACAGATATTCAATATCAAATCGTTTAAAAGTAGCATTACCAAGATGCGGCCATAGATTTTGTTTTCCGCTAAAATTTAAGCATAATTTCCTTTACAAACATACTGAAAACGAAACTTATAACATGCTGTTTCACCATGCTGTTTATGACaaacaaaatatgttaaaaatctTTGATAAAGGTCAAACAAAGCTAGTAACTATTTTGAGGGAGCCCTACTCTCAGTTTGACTCAGCTGCGCAATATCTAAAGTTTAGAAAATACTATAAATTAAATGGAACGTTACCAGTTCTGGATGAACTTTTTAAGCTTTCCAACAAAGAATTAGAAAAGTATATAAGGTCTCAAAAGTTTGACGGGTTCGGAACATATTCTTTAACAAAGAACCCAAATGCTTTTGACATGGGATTTGATCCGTGGAACGAAACTAATGAGTATATTAATAGAATTTTGAAGACAATCGAGAATGATTTTAACCTAATAATGATTACAGAATATATGGAGGAGTCattgattttgttgaaaaatgagCTATGTTGGAATATAAAGGATGTAGCATTTTTTCATCATAATGCAAGATTGACCAAGGATGTCaatacaaacaatttaaaaaaagcaaaatccaGATTAATGAATTGGAATAAAATTGATGTCgcaatatataattattttaatcaaacatTTTGGCGTAGAATAGAAAACAGTGGCAGTAATTTCAAACAAGATGTAGAAAAACTCAAAAGGTTGAACAATTTGTTGAAAATCACTTGTTCGTCGCAACAGAACAGTGAAACTACAGCAACAAAAGCAATACTAAAGTCAGACTTTGATATAGTACAAAATATAACAGAATTATGTTTTAACTTACTAATTGAAGAACAAAATTTTACGAACTACTTAAAAcaagcaaaagataaaaaactttag
- the LOC105844060 gene encoding galactose-3-O-sulfotransferase 3 isoform X4: MPGRSNLVKLTPNPKWYLLIILVFWSVLMIISDLSKLPLNPRKKRQCTPGENVIFLKTHKTGSTTVANIMYRYSISNRLKVALPRCGHRFCFPLKFKHNFLYKHTENETYNMLFHHAVYDKQNMLKIFDKGQTKLVTILREPYSQFDSAAQYLKFRKYYKLNGTLPVLDELFKLSNKELEKYIRSQKFDGFGTYSLTKNPNAFDMGFDPWNETNEYINRILKTIENDFNLIMITEYMEESLILLKNELCWNIKDVAFFHHNARLTKDVNTNNLKKAKSRLMNWNKIDVAIYNYFNQTFWRRIENSGSNFKQDVEKLKRLNNLLKITCSSQQNSETTATKAILKSDFDIVQNITELCFNLLIEEQNFTNYLKQAKDKKL; the protein is encoded by the exons GTATCTGCTGATTATCCTTGTATTTTGGAGCGTCCTGATGATAATCAGTGATTTAAGTAAACTACCTTTAAATCCTAG aaaaaaaaggcaGTGTACGCCTGGAGAAAACGTAATTTTTCTCAAAACGCATAAAACAGGCTCAACAACAGTTGCAAATATTATGTACAGATATTCAATATCAAATCGTTTAAAAGTAGCATTACCAAGATGCGGCCATAGATTTTGTTTTCCGCTAAAATTTAAGCATAATTTCCTTTACAAACATACTGAAAACGAAACTTATAACATGCTGTTTCACCATGCTGTTTATGACaaacaaaatatgttaaaaatctTTGATAAAGGTCAAACAAAGCTAGTAACTATTTTGAGGGAGCCCTACTCTCAGTTTGACTCAGCTGCGCAATATCTAAAGTTTAGAAAATACTATAAATTAAATGGAACGTTACCAGTTCTGGATGAACTTTTTAAGCTTTCCAACAAAGAATTAGAAAAGTATATAAGGTCTCAAAAGTTTGACGGGTTCGGAACATATTCTTTAACAAAGAACCCAAATGCTTTTGACATGGGATTTGATCCGTGGAACGAAACTAATGAGTATATTAATAGAATTTTGAAGACAATCGAGAATGATTTTAACCTAATAATGATTACAGAATATATGGAGGAGTCattgattttgttgaaaaatgagCTATGTTGGAATATAAAGGATGTAGCATTTTTTCATCATAATGCAAGATTGACCAAGGATGTCaatacaaacaatttaaaaaaagcaaaatccaGATTAATGAATTGGAATAAAATTGATGTCgcaatatataattattttaatcaaacatTTTGGCGTAGAATAGAAAACAGTGGCAGTAATTTCAAACAAGATGTAGAAAAACTCAAAAGGTTGAACAATTTGTTGAAAATCACTTGTTCGTCGCAACAGAACAGTGAAACTACAGCAACAAAAGCAATACTAAAGTCAGACTTTGATATAGTACAAAATATAACAGAATTATGTTTTAACTTACTAATTGAAGAACAAAATTTTACGAACTACTTAAAAcaagcaaaagataaaaaactttag